Proteins from one Variovorax sp. PBL-E5 genomic window:
- a CDS encoding adenine-specific methyltransferase EcoRI family protein, with the protein MASASAIRATSANNNSLAAAKRAKNDEFYTQLSDIEKELRQYKDHFKDKVVFCNCDDPEWSSFWKYFTLNFTHLRLAKVVATHYARGEVSYKREYTGGSDMAGVRTSLEGDGDFRSAECIELLCEADIVVTNPPFSLFREYVAQLIEHQKKFVIIGNNNAITYKDIFRLLRDGQLWLGHSANKTMEFKLSADYEKWDRLDEAGNKFGKVPAISWFTNLPHEKRNEEIILVKEYRGHEYAYPSYANYDAIEVSQVKDLPKDYSGDMGVPITFLDKHSPHQFEIIGLGIASSGLEIGVKPYLAEHKAYRKTVQQRGAVDGDLYMLRESEVVVPYARIIIRSKTL; encoded by the coding sequence TTGGCCAGTGCCAGTGCAATCCGCGCTACCAGCGCAAACAATAACTCACTCGCCGCGGCGAAACGCGCAAAAAACGACGAGTTCTACACCCAGCTTTCCGACATCGAGAAAGAGCTACGGCAGTACAAGGACCACTTTAAGGACAAGGTCGTCTTCTGCAACTGCGACGACCCTGAGTGGTCGAGTTTCTGGAAGTACTTCACGCTAAATTTCACGCATCTTCGGTTGGCCAAAGTTGTCGCGACTCATTACGCTCGAGGCGAAGTCTCCTACAAGCGTGAATACACCGGTGGCAGCGACATGGCGGGTGTCAGGACTTCCCTCGAGGGGGACGGAGATTTTCGGAGTGCTGAGTGCATCGAGTTGCTCTGCGAAGCCGACATCGTGGTGACTAATCCCCCCTTCTCCCTTTTCAGGGAATACGTCGCCCAATTGATAGAGCATCAGAAGAAATTTGTGATTATTGGCAACAATAACGCCATTACCTACAAAGACATCTTCAGGCTGCTCAGGGATGGCCAACTATGGCTTGGTCATTCTGCGAACAAGACGATGGAGTTTAAGTTGTCGGCCGACTATGAAAAGTGGGATAGGCTGGACGAAGCTGGCAACAAGTTCGGCAAGGTTCCTGCCATTTCTTGGTTCACGAATCTTCCGCACGAGAAGCGCAACGAAGAAATCATTCTTGTTAAGGAGTACCGTGGCCACGAATATGCGTACCCCAGTTATGCCAATTACGACGCCATCGAGGTGTCGCAGGTAAAGGACCTGCCAAAAGACTATTCTGGAGACATGGGCGTACCTATTACGTTCCTGGATAAACATAGCCCTCATCAGTTCGAAATAATAGGACTAGGGATTGCCAGCTCTGGGCTTGAAATTGGCGTCAAACCCTATCTAGCTGAGCACAAGGCTTATAGGAAAACCGTACAACAGAGAGGAGCGGTCGACGGCGACCTCTACATGTTGCGGGAGAGCGAGGTTGTCGTGCCGTATGCGCGAATCATCATCAGGTCCAAGACTTTATAA